The genomic interval GCGCTCGCTCTACTTCGCGGGCGGCAAGCACGGCACGCAGAAGGTCGAGCAGCGCGAGGTCGCCGGACCGCCCGAGGAAGCCGCCGTTCGCGACGCGCTCGCGCTCCTCGACGGCGCGGGCGCCGTCTTCGCCGCCGACGCGGTGCGCGCGCAGGCGCAGACGCCGATGTTCTTCGGCAGCGCGCTCACGAACTTCGGCGTGCTGCCGTTCCTGGAGCGCTTCCTCGAGCTCGCGCCCTGCCCCGGCCCGCGCGAGTCGAGCGCGGGCGTGATCGATCCGATCGAGGACGGCTTCTCGGGCTTCGTGTTCAAGATCCAGGCGAACATGGACCCCGACCACCGCGATCGCGTCGCGTTCCTGCGCATCTGCTCGGGGCGCTTCGAGCGCGGCGCGACGGCGATCCTGGCGCGGACCGGAAAGCCGGTGCGGCTCGCGAACTCGACGCTGCTCATGGGCCAGGGCCGCGAGGAGGTCGAGGAGGCTTTCGCCGGCGACGTGGTCGGCCTGTTCGATCCCGGCCTGTTCCGGATCGGCGACACGCTCGCGGAGCGCGCGGGCGTGGAGTACGCGGGGATTCCGATCTTCTCGCCCGAGCACTTCCGGCGTGTCGAGCTCGCGGGCGTGGAGCGGCGCAAGGCGCTCGCGAAGGGGCTCGAGCAGCTCGCGCAGGAGGGCGCGGTGCAGCTCTTCAGCGACGCCGGCGCGGGAACCGCGGCGCAGATCCTCGGCGTGGTCGGCCCGCTGCAGTTCGACGTGATCGTGGCGCGGCTCGCGTCCGAGTACGGCGTGGAGCTTCGGCTCGCGCCGCTCCCCTACAAGGTCGCGCGCTGGATCCACGGCGCGGTCGCCGCGGATCTGCTGCGCTACTCGGAGAGCATGAAGCTCGTCAGCGATCGGGACGGAAAGCCGGTGCTCCTGGCCGAGAGCCCCTGGCACGTCGAGCGCGCCGTCGCGCGCCACCCCGAGCTCGTGCTCAGCGAGACCTCGGACCCGCGGCTCAAGTAGGCCGCGGCGGCACGGCGCGGAACTGCCAGAGCAGGAGCCCGTCGTAGACGAGCTTCGCGGCGCCCGCGAGCACCAGCGGCCAGCCGAACGACGAGAGCTCGAGCAGCGCGCCGGCCAGCAGCGGAGCGATCGCGGACGCGAGGCTGCGCGGAACGTTGGTGACGCTCGCCGCCGCCGCGCGCTCCTCGGGCGGGACCACGGCCATCACGTAGGACTGCCGCGCCGCCACGTCCATCTGCGAGAGCGCCGAGCGCAGCAACAGGAAGGTCAGCGCAAGCGGAGCGCTGGGCATGAACGCGGCCGCGATCAGGAACAGGTTCGCGGGGACGTGCGTGAAGACCATCGTCTCGATCAGGCCGATCCGCGCCGAGAGCCACGCGGACGCGAGCTGCGAGAAGGCGGACAGCGTGCCCGCCACGGCGAAGAACGCGCCCGCCTCGGCGAGCGAGAGCCCGAAGCGTCGGAACAGCCAGAGCGCGAGCAGCGACTGCACCGCGAAGCCGCCGCCGAACGAGTCCAGGCTGAACAGCGCCGTGAGTCGCAGCACGATGCGCCGCGAGCGCAGCAGCGGCGAGCGAGACGAGGCCCGCGGCGCCTCCGCGAGCGGGCCACGCAATCCCGTGTAGAGCGCCAGGGTCACGAGCCCGCAGAGCGCGTAGAGCGCGAAGACCGAGCGCAGCGCCGACTGGAGCGGAACGCCGAGACGAGCGACGGCGAGCTCCGGCAGCCCGGTCGCGAGACCGCCGAGCGCGCCGAGCAGCGCGCCGGCCAGGTTGTAGCGCGCGAACAGCGCGGTGCGCGCGCGGGTGTCGCTCTCGCGGCCGAGCAGCGCCTGCTCGGTCGGCAGGAACACCGACACGTCGCCGGCCGTCGGGTTCAGCGTGCCGACGAACGCGATCGCGACCAGCAGCGCGAGCGACTCCGCGCTCGCGAAGCCGATCCCCGTCGCGATCATCAGCGCGCAGGCGCCGAGCAGCACCTGACGGGACGTGAAGCGGCTCCCGAACAGACCGACGCCGAGCGTGAGCAGCGCGCTCCCGAGCAGCGCGCTGGTCGCGAGCGCGCCGATCTCGAGCGCCGAGAAGCCGAGCAGCGCCAGGTAGCTCGGCAGCACGACGCTCACGAACCCGTCGGCGAATCCGCGCAGGCCGCGCGCGGCGACGATGCGCCCGTTCATCCCATGGACGCGGCGACCACGCCCGAACCGTTCGCATCGCCGAGGTGCGCGCGAAGAGTCTCGGCCGGGACCGCGGCCTTGCGCAGCCGCAGCGCGGGCGCGACGCGCATCAGGTGGAAGGCGAACGCGGTGAACGAGAATCCGGCGGTCACGATCGCGAGCACGGCGAACGGGCCGGGATTGCCGCTGGTGGCGGCGAGGTCGTAGACCACCCAGACCGCGACCCCGACCGAGAGCGCAAGCGACGCGAGCGCGACGCGAAGGACGTCGGCGAGCGCGCGCTGCGGGCCGTGGCGCAGCACGCGCAGCAGCTCGCCGCGCGAGAAGTTGTCGAGGAACCATCCGGTGCGCTCGTCCACGCGCTTCTCACCGGGCGGCATCACGAGTTGGTTCGTGAGCGGATCGAGCGCCGGCTCGCCGCGCCGGTGCGCCTGCACGCCGAGCAGGATCTGGCGGTGCACCTCCTCGCTGATCGGGAAGCGCCAGGCGATGAAGAACGCGGCCGCGGAGAAGACCGCCGGCGTGAGCGCGAAGATCGCCTTGATCGCCAGGATCACCTCGGGCGTCTGCGGCTGGTTCGGGGTGTAGCCGAGCCAGGCGAGCACCGAGAGCGGCACCGACGCGCTCGGGATCACGATGAACTTCGGCACCAGGCCCCAGAACGCGAGGTACTGCGCCTCGCGACGCTTTCCGGTGTGGAGCTCGTCGTAGTCGGTGACGTCGGCCTGGATCGCGGGCGGCAGGAACATCCCCGCGCCGAAGGCCGAGCCCGACCACGCGATCAGGAACAGCAGACCGACCGTGTCGCCTTTTCCCAGGAAGAACATCGCCGACCCGCCGGTGATGCCCATGACGAAGCTCGCGAGCCACGCGTTCAGCTTTCCGAAGCGCCGCGCGGCCACGAGCCAGAGAGGCAGGCAGAGCAGGCCCGAGCCGAAGTACGTCAGCAGGAACACGCCGAGCCAGCGCTCCGGGTGCTCGGGCTGGATCACGTACTCGTTGAAGTACGGCATCAAGAGGCCGGGGATCGCGCCCGGGATGCTCGAAACGATGTAGCAGGCGAAGAGGATGAAGAACGGCCGGTTGCGCAGCGCGCGGCGCACGCCGGGCACGAGCGGATTCGACTCGCGCCGCGCGAAATCCGGCCGCTCGCGGATCACGCCGACCAGAAGCCAGTAGAGCGCGATCATCAGCGCGGCGTAGGCGATCGCCATCAGCGCGAACTCGCGACGCGGATCGCCGAAGACCTCGTGCAGCAGCGAGGGCGCGACCGCGGCCAGAATCGTCCCGATCAGCGCGAAGCCCTCGCGCACCGAGAACAGCGTCGAGCGCTCGTGGTAGTCGAGCGTGAGCTCCGGCCCGAGCGCCCCGTGGGGCAGGCCGTAGATCATCTGCAGCGTGAAGAAGAGCATGAGCGCCGTGCCGAACCAGACCGCGGCCTCGGTCGAATCGAGCGACGCGGGCGGCGTGAAGAGCGCCACGAACGCGAGCGCCGCGAGCGGCGCCGCGACCGCGATCCAGGGGCGGCGGCGTCCCCAACGCGAATGCGTGTGGTCGCTCATCCAGCCCACGAACGGGTCGAGGATCGCGTCGAGCACGCGCGCGAGCGCCATCGCCAGGGCCACCCAGCCCAGCGGCACCAGCACCTCGTCGGTGTAGAACTTCGGCATGTGCACGGCGACGGGAATCGCCATCGCCGCGCCCGCGAAGCTCGGCGCTCCGTAGACGAGCTTCACGCCGAGCGAGAGCTTCTCGCTGCCGGGCTCGCTCACGGAAACCGCGCGCGCAGCCAGGAAGCCGTGAGCTCCATCGCCTCTGGCCGGCGCCCTTCCAAGTAGTGCGGCGCGCCCGCGAGCTCGTGGTACTCGACGTCGGGCGAGCCGCACGCGGCGCGGATCGCGCGCGCCTGTGAGAGGCGGATCTCCGTGTCGGCAGTCGGGTGGAGGATCAGCGCGGGCACCTTCACGCGCGGCATCGTGTCCTCGAGCTTCGCGTGCGACGAGAGGCCCGACCAGGTCGAGAGCCAGCCGCGCGCAGTCATCACGCGGCCGAGCCCGAAGCGACCGTAGTTGCCGTCGAACGGGTCGGGGAACGCGAAGAGCGAGCCCATCGGCCGGTCGTCGGGGTCGATCGTGAGATCGAGGTACGCCGGATCGGCGAGCGTGCGGTAGATGACCAGGTGCTTCGCGTGCACCGCGCGCTGTCGCCAGTAGCGCCACGCCTTCGGGTCTTCGCGCTTTTCGATCGGCTTGCAGACCCGCGCCGCCTGCTCGGCGTCCGCGATCGCGCTCCTCGCGATCGCGTCGATCCGCGCGACGCGCGCGATCTGCGCCGCGCGGTAGCGCGAGAGCCAGCCGCGATCGTATCGGCAGGGCTCGGGCCAGGGACGCCAGCCGTTGTCCGGGTCGTACATGTCGAGCTCGGCGATCACCGATTCCGGATCGTTCTCGTCGGCGACCGACGGATCGATCACCTGGTTCATGAACACGCCCTCGCCCGGATGAGCGGCGATCGCGATCCAGCCGTCGCCGACCTGCTTCTCCACGTGCGCGAGCGCCATCAGCGAGCCGCCGCCGCTGTTGCCGAGCAGCACCACCGCCTGCGCGCCGCGCCGGCGCATCTCGGCGACGGCCGCCTCGACGTCGATCGTGCAGCTCTCGTGCAGGCAGTCCATGTCGTTGTTGATGTAGCGGGTCGCGAAGCCGAGCACGGCGTAGCCCGCGGCCGCGAGCAGCGGGCAGGCGTAGTGCACCGAGAAATCGCCGCGCGGGTGCGAGAGCACGACCGCGGTCTTCCACGGCTGCCCCAGCGGCGGCGTCCAGACGATGCCGCGCACCAGCGCGCCGTCGGGCGTCACGATCCGCACGTCCTCGCGGCGGATCGCGACCTTCGGGTCGTCTTCGGGCAGCGGCCAGAACGAGAGGCCCAGCGGCCGTCGGGCTCCCATCGCGTGCGGCATCTCGGCGTCTCCCTGGCTCGAGGCGGGAGAATAACCGTTCGGCTCTGCGTTAGGCTGATCGGAATGTCGGAGCTCGTCACGCGCGCGTACCAGACGCTCGAGCGCTGGCTC from Deltaproteobacteria bacterium carries:
- a CDS encoding MFS transporter; protein product: MSEPGSEKLSLGVKLVYGAPSFAGAAMAIPVAVHMPKFYTDEVLVPLGWVALAMALARVLDAILDPFVGWMSDHTHSRWGRRRPWIAVAAPLAALAFVALFTPPASLDSTEAAVWFGTALMLFFTLQMIYGLPHGALGPELTLDYHERSTLFSVREGFALIGTILAAVAPSLLHEVFGDPRREFALMAIAYAALMIALYWLLVGVIRERPDFARRESNPLVPGVRRALRNRPFFILFACYIVSSIPGAIPGLLMPYFNEYVIQPEHPERWLGVFLLTYFGSGLLCLPLWLVAARRFGKLNAWLASFVMGITGGSAMFFLGKGDTVGLLFLIAWSGSAFGAGMFLPPAIQADVTDYDELHTGKRREAQYLAFWGLVPKFIVIPSASVPLSVLAWLGYTPNQPQTPEVILAIKAIFALTPAVFSAAAFFIAWRFPISEEVHRQILLGVQAHRRGEPALDPLTNQLVMPPGEKRVDERTGWFLDNFSRGELLRVLRHGPQRALADVLRVALASLALSVGVAVWVVYDLAATSGNPGPFAVLAIVTAGFSFTAFAFHLMRVAPALRLRKAAVPAETLRAHLGDANGSGVVAASMG
- a CDS encoding MFS transporter, with amino-acid sequence MNGRIVAARGLRGFADGFVSVVLPSYLALLGFSALEIGALATSALLGSALLTLGVGLFGSRFTSRQVLLGACALMIATGIGFASAESLALLVAIAFVGTLNPTAGDVSVFLPTEQALLGRESDTRARTALFARYNLAGALLGALGGLATGLPELAVARLGVPLQSALRSVFALYALCGLVTLALYTGLRGPLAEAPRASSRSPLLRSRRIVLRLTALFSLDSFGGGFAVQSLLALWLFRRFGLSLAEAGAFFAVAGTLSAFSQLASAWLSARIGLIETMVFTHVPANLFLIAAAFMPSAPLALTFLLLRSALSQMDVAARQSYVMAVVPPEERAAAASVTNVPRSLASAIAPLLAGALLELSSFGWPLVLAGAAKLVYDGLLLWQFRAVPPRPT
- a CDS encoding peptide chain release factor 3, which encodes MEASPRRIRSEVERRRTFAIISHPDAGKTTLTEKLLLFGGALREAGAVRAQRAARHATSDWLELEKQRGISVSSSVMHFDWEGYRVNILDTPGHKDFSEDTYRTVMAADAAVMLIDAAKGVEAQTRKLFEVCRLRHIPIFTFVNKMDRQGRDPLDLMGEIEEVLGIDAVPVNWPIGAGHEFRGVYDRIGARSLYFAGGKHGTQKVEQREVAGPPEEAAVRDALALLDGAGAVFAADAVRAQAQTPMFFGSALTNFGVLPFLERFLELAPCPGPRESSAGVIDPIEDGFSGFVFKIQANMDPDHRDRVAFLRICSGRFERGATAILARTGKPVRLANSTLLMGQGREEVEEAFAGDVVGLFDPGLFRIGDTLAERAGVEYAGIPIFSPEHFRRVELAGVERRKALAKGLEQLAQEGAVQLFSDAGAGTAAQILGVVGPLQFDVIVARLASEYGVELRLAPLPYKVARWIHGAVAADLLRYSESMKLVSDRDGKPVLLAESPWHVERAVARHPELVLSETSDPRLK